The Salisaeta longa DSM 21114 sequence CATGCGCAGCGGTATCGGCGGTTTCCAGCGAGGTGAGGGCATTGGGCCGGTCGAGGCTGTCGACCACCTGCTCGTCCGACAGGTGGTCGCGCCCGCGAGGCATCCACACGCGAAAGGTGGAGCCCTCGTCGGTGGTGCTGTCTACCGTGATGGTGCCGCCGTGATGCTCCACGAGCTGCTTCACCAGCGCAAGGCCGATGCCGGTGCCCTCCTGCGAGCGCGGGTGGTCGTGCGCGACGCGCGCGAAGCGGTCGAAGATGTGCGCTTGTTCATCGGCCGGAATGCCCACGCCCGTGTCGCGCACGATGATGGCCGTGCCGGTCGTTTGCTCGTGCACGTGCACCGTCACGCGGCCGCCGGAGGGGGTAAACTTGATGGCGTTCGAGATCAGGTTGCTCACGATCTGCTCCAGCAGCTCCGGGTCGGCGTAGGTGGTGGGCACCAGGCCCTCCACAGAGCGCTCGGTCGTTTGCTCTAGCGTGATGCCTTGCTGCTCGGCCAGCGGAGCAAACACCTGGGTGATGCGCGCGACGGCCGCGGCCATGTCGGTAGGCTGCGCCTGGATGGTCATGGTGCCGGCATCGAGGCGGGCGAGGTCGAGGAGCTGCTGCACAAGCCGCAGGAGCCGGTGCGCGTTGCGCTCGATGCGCTCCACCTGGTGGAGGGGCGCTTCGGGGTGCTCCGTCATCCAGGTGCGTAGCGCGCGGGCGGGGCCCAGAATGAGGGTGAGGGGCGTCCGAAACTCGTGGCTTACGTTGGCAAAGAAGCGCGACTTGGCCGCGTCGAGCGTCTTCAACTCGTGGGCTTGCTGCTCAATCTGCTGCTTCTGGCGGCGGATTTTGGCGGTGCGCTGCGCCACCTGCTCCTCCAGGGCCTTCTGACGCGCCCGCGTGCGCTGCGCCCGCCAGCGGCCCGCTCCATAGAGCGCCACGGCCAACACGATGCAGTAGGCGCCGTACGCCCACCACGTGCGGTACCACGGCGGCAGCACGTGCACATAAAGGGTCGCAGGCGCACCCTCCACGCCATACAAGTTACGCGCCTGCACCTCCATCCGATGCGCGCCGGGTGCCATGCGCCCCAGCGACACGTACGGCGTCGTTTGCCAGGCCGACCACGCATCGGCCCGGTCGAGGCGATAGCGGTACTGCACGGCCGCGTGCCCCGCGGGCGGCTGGCCCTGGTACTGCGCGTAGGTCATGGCGCCGATGAGCACCCGCACCGGAAAGGCCGAGGGATCGAGGCCCGCGGCCGAATCCTGAACGGCGGCCTCCACCGCAACCGACGAGTCGCGGACGGTGGCCGTGCCCCGAATGACGGTGGCAAACGAGTGTTGCGTGCGGTACAGCTGCCGCACGGCATACCGCACGAGCGTCTGACCGGTGGCAAACCACACCACGGAGTCGGCTTGGGTGGTGATGGCCTGCACGGCGCCCACATCGATAACGCGCTGAAACGGCCCCGCCAGCCAGTTGTAGCCGCCGGCCGGCGTGCGCTGCGCGCGTCCCACCGCCTGCAGGCCAAACCCGAGCCACACCCGGTCGGGGCTTTGCGCGGCGACGGCCGTTACCGGATGGCCTGTGGGAATGTCGGTGGAGAGGGGTTCGAAGCGTTGTTGCGGCCGCGCAAACCGGTACAGTCCGGCGCTCGTGCTCACCCACACGCGCGATCCAATTTGCAGGGTGCGGTTGCGCGCGGCCGTCGGGAGGCCGTCGGTGGTGTCGTACACGGTGGCCACGCGCCGCGCGGGCTGCAACGGGTCGTCGATGCGCTGAATGCCGCCGCCGTATCCAATCCAGAGGGTGCCGCTGGCATCCTGGGCAATGGAGGTACCCGGCTGGGGCGTGCGCGTTGGCAGACGGCGCGCCGTCCACCGGCGCCCGCGGCGCTCCACCATCCACACCGCCCCTTCAGCGCCCGTCACGTACACCACGTCCTGCGTGCGATCCACCCGGAGCGCCCGCCCGCTGATGGGGGCAATCTGCGAAAGACGGCCGTCCGTCCACTGCCAGAGGCCCTCCTGCGCGGCCACAAACAGTCCGTACCGCGTGGGCAGCAAGG is a genomic window containing:
- a CDS encoding ATP-binding protein codes for the protein MRYLLALLLLALGAPLAAPTAVGQSANAHGWPVVRTIAPQQYRGTPRVATLAHGRTGQVYLGLAAQGIRRYDGTAWTIPPGSGRWHVRSIAFRNGHPYVATKSGLFRRSAPSDDGALWQRVPLANTATTDSLAVRRVVHSAEGLWVHADDRVYRVTGDNVQAIELKGAVGTLVHGAGGVYAQRTDGFLVRLDGSAPRLLPVALPPYTGALQAVLPWKDAQRLIVAERRIYRFDGTSIARWRTAIDGVLLNATVHDAVRLPNEDIALATATRGLYILTPQGQLRFHLSTAAGLPSNRIPDVMVGPGGALWAATGAGVVRVAWPDPVTLFDARDGLEASLRDVAFHDGRLYVATARALLQKSGDGFRAIARLGAIHALLPTRYGLFVAAQEGLWQWTDGRLSQIAPISGRALRVDRTQDVVYVTGAEGAVWMVERRGRRWTARRLPTRTPQPGTSIAQDASGTLWIGYGGGIQRIDDPLQPARRVATVYDTTDGLPTAARNRTLQIGSRVWVSTSAGLYRFARPQQRFEPLSTDIPTGHPVTAVAAQSPDRVWLGFGLQAVGRAQRTPAGGYNWLAGPFQRVIDVGAVQAITTQADSVVWFATGQTLVRYAVRQLYRTQHSFATVIRGTATVRDSSVAVEAAVQDSAAGLDPSAFPVRVLIGAMTYAQYQGQPPAGHAAVQYRYRLDRADAWSAWQTTPYVSLGRMAPGAHRMEVQARNLYGVEGAPATLYVHVLPPWYRTWWAYGAYCIVLAVALYGAGRWRAQRTRARQKALEEQVAQRTAKIRRQKQQIEQQAHELKTLDAAKSRFFANVSHEFRTPLTLILGPARALRTWMTEHPEAPLHQVERIERNAHRLLRLVQQLLDLARLDAGTMTIQAQPTDMAAAVARITQVFAPLAEQQGITLEQTTERSVEGLVPTTYADPELLEQIVSNLISNAIKFTPSGGRVTVHVHEQTTGTAIIVRDTGVGIPADEQAHIFDRFARVAHDHPRSQEGTGIGLALVKQLVEHHGGTITVDSTTDEGSTFRVWMPRGRDHLSDEQVVDSLDRPNALTSLETADTAAHAFKALYMHAGNGTSSADAATTAHRSAADDAPVVLVVDDNADVRGYVRSILAEDFRLVEAADGREGLNKAREHLPDVILADVMMPVMDGLALTKALKGDPHTAALPVILLTARAEAHDEVHGLDAGADDYITKPFHAEVLEARVRGVLSLRKRLRRQLEREQGAAAERSAPPPPPDTLGDGDTAPMPAYAGEAQALYEQSRAAVHDHLTDPTFGVDALAEALAMSRSTLYRRFNEHNLPSPGDLIRNTRMEHAARLLCDEEGSVTEVAYAMGYNSLSTFSSAFQEYYACSPTAYVEQHTATSDGSTAH